One Bacteroidetes bacterium SB0662_bin_6 DNA window includes the following coding sequences:
- a CDS encoding N-acetyltransferase, producing MTHPPGKASGVKGQYTCIADSISAGEEISVGHHVVVESEVCIGAHTRIGDHAVIARNVQIGEGCEIGRHVVIHEGVQIGNGVRIDDGAVIGKQPMAAANSAVTRKHKQPPCRIGSGCLIGTGAVLYAGCVLEEHVLIADLATIREEVTVGSHTIIGRGVAVENECAIGQYCKIETNAYIAAYSVVEDRAFVAPGVLTSNDNFLGRTKDRFRHFKGAVIRRGARLGTGSVILPGMEIEGDAVVAAGALLTKNAAARTIHAGVPARTHRTVPEEQLLENQGWEDV from the coding sequence ATGACCCATCCACCAGGAAAGGCCTCCGGAGTGAAGGGGCAATATACTTGTATCGCCGATTCGATCTCTGCCGGAGAAGAAATATCTGTCGGACACCACGTGGTCGTTGAATCCGAAGTATGTATCGGCGCACACACTCGTATAGGAGACCATGCCGTCATCGCCCGTAATGTACAAATCGGCGAGGGCTGTGAGATCGGTAGACATGTCGTCATCCACGAAGGGGTGCAGATAGGTAACGGCGTCCGAATTGATGACGGGGCCGTCATTGGCAAACAACCTATGGCTGCGGCGAACAGTGCAGTAACCCGAAAACACAAGCAGCCTCCTTGCCGCATTGGATCAGGATGTCTGATCGGAACAGGGGCCGTCCTGTATGCAGGTTGTGTGCTGGAAGAGCATGTATTGATAGCAGATCTGGCTACAATCCGCGAGGAAGTAACCGTCGGAAGCCACACCATCATCGGGCGCGGCGTCGCTGTCGAAAACGAATGCGCCATCGGGCAGTACTGCAAAATCGAAACGAATGCATATATCGCCGCGTACTCCGTGGTGGAAGATCGTGCATTCGTAGCCCCGGGCGTTCTCACGAGCAATGATAATTTCCTGGGCCGCACGAAAGACCGTTTCCGGCACTTCAAGGGAGCCGTCATACGCCGGGGCGCCCGCCTCGGAACCGGATCGGTAATATTGCCCGGAATGGAAATCGAAGGGGATGCTGTCGTCGCCGCCGGAGCCCTTCTTACCAAAAATGCCGCAGCGCGTACGATCCATGCAGGGGTTCCCGCGCGTACGCACCGCACCGTTCCGGAAGAGCAGCTTCTGGAAAATCAGGGATGGGAAGACGTATAG